AGAAGACGACTATTGAAGCCGTGGTTCCACTTCTCTTTATTCTCTTTATCAATTATTAATTTCTTTAGGTTGGTTAATCCTAAATACAAGCAATTAATTAATCAATATAAATATTGTAGTAAAAATATTGCAATTTGTCCAGAGAGAGAGAGAGTACTATCAGCGTATTATGGAAAAAGAGAAACAAATGGCCGATCTTCCAATGACAATCTATAGTTGTAAATTTAAAAATTCGTGGCAGTGCGAATTTAAAGGCAATCTTCCAACCGGCGCTCGTCGTGGGTTCGGCAAATCTGTTTATTGCAACGTTTTGTCTTCAAACATCAAACCTGATGTATCTGCATGCGACCAAATTGTTGTTGAGGAGACCCCGATAGTAGCCAAAGTTACAAAAAGCGGAATGATTACTTAATCCCCATTGATTTTTTACGTTTAGCTTCTGCTTCATCAAGAATTATTTTTCTAATCCTGATTGTTTTTGGTGTTACTTCAACTAACTCTGTGTCATCAATGTATTCTAGTGCGTCGTCTAAAAGCATTTCTTTTGGAGTATTGAAATGTTCTGCAGATCCATCACCTTTTGATCTCATATTGGAAAGTGCTTTTTCCTTGCAAACATTAACTTGCATATCTCCAGCTCTGCTACTTTGCCCAACAACTTGCCCTTTATATACTTTAACTGCAGGTCCAATAAATAATTGCCCTTGGTCTTGAACATTAACTAAGCCATAAAGCCTTGTTTCTCCTGTTTCATGGGCTACCATTGATCCTCTATCTCTTTTTCTAGTAAAACCATCATCTGGTAGGTAATCAAAAAATGCGGTATTCATAACACCCATACCTTTTGTGTCAGTAATAAGTTCCCCTCTAAAACCTATTAACTCTTTTGTAGAGACAGTAAACTCAAGGGATACTATTCCCTCTTCATTTTTGTACATATCATCCATTTTTCCATGCCTTACACCCATATGTTGTATTACAACGCCTGAATATTCCTCTGGTACGTCTATATACACCTTCTCATATGGGGTTAAAACCTTTCCGTCAATGGTTTTATTAATAACATATGGCCTTGATACTGCAAACTCATATCCTTCTCTCCTCATTCTTTCAATAAGAATGGCTAAATGTAGTTCTCCTCTACCACAAACTGTCCAAGTACCGTCCACGTTGTCATATACTTGTAAAGCCACATCAGTGTCTAATTCTTTATAAAGTCTTTCCCTTATTTGGCTTGATGTTTTAAAGTCACCTTCTTTACCACCAAATGGCGAATCGTTAACCATAAAGACCATTTTGACCGTTGGCTCTTCAATCGAGATAACTGGAAGCGCTATTGGGTTATTGATATCAGCAATTGTTTCTCCAATTGTTGCGTCTAAAATTCCAGTAACTGCTACAATGTCACCGGCAATTGCTTCTGTTTCCTCTTGTTTGGCCAAACCTTTGAACGTGGTAATTGACGTAATCTTTGCCTTTTTTTGTATACCTTCTCTGTTTATATGAATAACGTCAGAATTGCTAGATAGTTTTCCATTTTTAATTCTTCCTATCGCAATTCTACCTTTGTAGTTATCTTTACCGATATTACTGACAAGCATTTGGAGTGGTTTTTCAGGGTCTGCATCAGGTGCAGGTATATATTTTAGAATCTCTTCAAATATTGGAGTAATATCTTTCATCTTGGAAAGATCGGGTTCAAAACCTGCAAGGCCATCTCTACCACTTGAGTATATTGTTGGGAAGAATGCTGTTGTCTCGTCTGCACCAAGTTCAACAAACAAGTCAAAAGTTTTGCCTTGTACCCATTCAGATCTTGCTCCTTGTTTATCTATTTTATTTACAACTACAATAATTTTTAAACCCATTTTAAGTGCGTGTTTTAACACAAACCTTGTCTGTGGCATAGGCCCTTCTTTAGCATCAACTAAAAGTAGGGCTCCATCAGCCATGGAAAGAACTCGTTCTACTTCCCCACCAAAATCAGCATGACCTGGAGTATCTATAATATTTATTTTTGTATCCTTGTACATTACTGAAGCGTTTTTACTAAAAATTGTAATTCCTCTTTCGCGTTCAAGATCATTACTGTCCATTATTGCTTCTTGATCAGCAACTTCTTTTTTAAGTTCTGTGTGTGACTGACGCAAAAGTGCATCCACAAGTGTGGTTTTTCCATGGTCAACGTGGGCAATAATAGCAATGTTTCGTATATCCATATGCAAGGGAAAGTCAATTATATCCTATAGCGAGCTTAAAACAAAGTGTTAATTACACAATGAGGACAATCACTTCTTTACCTAAAAAAAGTATAGCAGATTTTTAAAAAAAATGGTCTATTGCTCTACCATACTTGCTTTAGTAATTAAGAGATTATATTCTTCAAGATACCCCACAGGCTCAAACACCCATCCCTCACTTGGAATTTGTTCTGATTCTAGTTTTTGACAGAAGACCACCGAGAATTTGTGCATCAAGCTTTCATCGTTTAAGTCTAATCGTGATATTGGATATAGGTTAAAATAATATCCAGGTTTAACACCTATTTTTTCTGCTTCGGAAGTTTTTCTAAGATCGTAGGATTTTATGGAAACCCTACTTCCATCTTCACGAGATATTGTAGCAGATGTTATTTCTAAAAGTTTGACTATTAGTTTTTCCTTTTGCATTAATAAAAAATATTCTAACTACTTGATAGGATAGTAACACTAATTAGTAGTAAAATATAGGTTATTAATCTCTCTGTGTGCCTGTTTATAATTTAGCGCGAACCTATTTTACAACAAATTTCTAATTTGTGCTGAGCAACAAGGGAGGGGTTAAAGGGGAAGGAATTGTTGCGAAGCTCGGGTTTCCTCGCTCAGCCACTTCGTGGCTTCGCTAACACAACCTGCAAAGCTCGAAGCTTTGCGCTCACCCCACTTTGTGGGGTTCGCTAACCCAATTTAAAGGAAAAGGGGATTATTTATAGTTCCACTTCGTGGAACGGTACTGTTACGGTATCCGTAAGGTACTTAATCAATACCGTTGACTAGTCGTATTTTCGACCCTTTTGCCGTTTAACGGTCCGTACGGTCGGTTAACGGCCACCGTTGGGGTAAGGCTGAACACAAAAACTAACCCATTTCAGTCGCAATTTGCCCTAAAGGGCAACTTACCCAAGTGCTAAAAGACAAAAACTGGTGCTTATGCACAGCACTTGGTTAGGAAGCTACAAGCACACACACATTGCTCCTGAAATATTCCCTTTACGGGGAATCCTGCCCAACACAAAGACACTCCAAAGCTACAGGGGTGTTGGCTTCCGCCATGTGCAGGGCAGGAAGAACAAACAAGTGGTGGTTTTGTAAATCCTCTAGTAATATAATTCAGTTTAGTATGAACAAAAATGACCAGTGGGACAAACTTCATAAACATTATAAAAATCAAGATTGGATTGAAAAGCCAAATATCTTTGCAGAAGAAGTATTAGAGTATTTACCAAATAATGGAAAAATACTTTGTTTAGGAGATGGGCAAGGACAAGACGGAAGATTTTTTGCAATTAAGGGATATGAAGTAACCTCAGCAGATATTTCAGAAGAGGCACAAAACATAAACAAAGAAAAAATAAAAGTGCAGGGTTTAAAAAACATTTCAGTTGAAAGATTAGATTTAAGAGAAAGGTTTCCGTATTATGATGCAAGTTTTGATGTTGTGTATGCACATTTGTCTCTACATTATTTTTCTGAAGAAGTAACAAAAAGTATTTTTAAAGAAATCAAAAGAGTACTAAAAGGTGGTGGAATACTTGCAGTATTTACAAACTCAGTTAATGACCCTGAGTTTAACACGGGGAAAAGAATAGAACAGGAACTATTTGAGATAGAAGGTATACAAAAAAGATTTTTCTCAAAGTATTCAATGGATTATTTTGCACAAGATTTTCAGGTAGTTCTTTTGGATGACAACGGAAAGACATATAAAGATGAAGCAAAAGGAGTGCACAATTTAATTAGATTTGTTGGTAAAAACTATGCTAGAAGAAATAACCAAATTGCATTACCTTTTGTATCAGCAATTGTAGAAAGAGAAAATAATGGAGAAAAGGAAGTTTTAATTCAAACAAGATGGAGACCAAATGCAGAATGGAATTATCACAACACTATTGAAATTCCTGCAGGCGTGTTAGATAAAGGGTATGAGAATGTACTTGATGCAGTTAAAAGAGAAGTTAAGGAAGAAACAGGACTTGATGTCACTGAAATTGTAGGTTTAGAAAAAACTGATATTCACTCTCCAAAAGATGATGCTTCATATGCTTTTAAACCTTTTGCTTGTTCACAACAACTAAAAGCAGGACTTCCTTGGGTTGGATTTTGTTTTGTTTGTAAAGTAAAAGAGGGAGAAACTAAACAACAAGAAGATGAGACGAGAAATGTTAGATGGGCTAAAAAATCAGAACTCAAACAAATGATTAAAGAAACTCCAGGTAAATTCTTTACCTTGCATTTAGGAGTTTTAGAAATGTATTTAAAAGATTAACTATGAAAAGAATAAAATTTGCTCCAAATTTAGTACAACTAGTTCTTGATGGAACAAAAACTTCAACTTGGAGATTGTGGGATGACAAAGATTTACAAACTGGAGATATCGTTGAATTCGTAAATGCAGAAACGCTTGAAGTATTTTCAAAGGCAGAACTTACAAAAGTAATAGAAAAGCCCTTTAAGGATTTAACAGACGATGAAAAAGAAGGACATGAGAAATATATTAACACAGAAGAAATGTCTAAAAAATTTGAGGAATATTATCACAAGCCTGTTGATGAAAATACTTTATTTAAAATAGTTCACTTTAGACTCATTAAATAACAATGAAAGAATTTGTAGGTATCTTGGCAGTTATTTTAACTTTTGTAGGTTATGCGCCATACATTTGGGATACTGTAAAAGGTAAAACAAAACCTCATATTTATAGTTGGTTCACTTGGGCCTTTGTCACTTTTATTATTTTTGCTCTTCAAATTTTTGGCAAAGGTGGTGCTGGTGCATATACAACTTTAGCAACAGCAATTCTTTGTTTAATAATATTTTTATTGGGCTTAAAAAATGGCAATAAAGATATAACAAGATTTGATACTGTAACTTTTATAATCTCACTTATAGCAACTGCAGTGTGGATTTTTGCCAAGCAACCAATAATTTCAACTTTCTTGATTGTTACAATAAATACTTTAGCAAATTTACCAACTATTAGAAAATCTTGGAATGATCCACATTCTGAAACTTTATTTACATGGCAAATGGGTGCTGTCCGTAATTTTTTAGGAATAATTGCTCTCCAAAATTATTCAATACTAACATGGTTATATCCTGTTACTAATTTAATAATAAACATCATTGAAAGTTGTATTTTGATAATTAGGAGGAAACAATTAAAAAACATATGATGTATGTTAAATACTACGAAAAAGAAATCCCAGACAAAGGGATGGGTGTTTTTGCTTCTGAATTTATACCAAAAGGAACATTAATTTGGAAACTTACTGAAACTAAAAAGTTTACAAAAGAAGAATGGGAAAAGTTACCCCATGAAATTAGAAAAGATGCATATCCAGACAGTGATGGTAATTTTGTGGCTGCAGTTGGTAAAGGAGAATCATGGAATCATAGTTGTGACACTAACACTTGGTGGACAGCAGATGATGAACTATCAGCAAGAAGAGATATACAAAAAGATGAAGAGCTAACATATGATTATGCAACTTCAGACATTGATGAAACTAAAGGGACAGATGTTGCTTACGATTGGGAATGTAAATGTGGTTCAAAAAACTGTAGAAAGATTCTTCATTGGAATGACATTTTAGAACCAGAAATCTACAACACTTACAAAGGTCATTTACCTAGTTGGGTGGAGAAATTTGTAAAGGAACATAATAAAAATATATGAACAACCTAGACGTATTGATTAAAAGAACAAATTTAAATATTTCATTTGATGAATTTTTGAAAGATATTGAAGGTAAATTTACATCAATAGGAAAAATTGGAAATTATTCTCCGATCAATGAAGGATATGAAGATGCAAATATTATTTTAAATACTTCAACTGGTAAATATGTTTTAAAAATATTTTTAGCTGAAAGAGAATTAGGAAACATAAACAGCTATGTAAAAATACTAACTGAATGTAAAAAAGTTGGAGTACCAACTACAGAAATACTATTAGATTTTAATAATGGACTTGGTGTATTTGAAAATGAAGGTATAAAAACATACTACATAATTACAAAGTTTTTTGAAGGTAATAACTTTCAGAATACTACTCCAACAATTGAAGATATAAGAAAAGTTACCGAGTGTGTAGCAAAATTAAACACTTTAAATTTCGAAGTTGGAGAGGGTTATGATTCTTGGGGAATTAAAGCATTTCCTGAAGAGTATAAAAATAAAAAAGAAAAATTAACTCCTGAACAAGACTCATTAATCAAAGATATTTATGAAGAATATCTGAAGTTAGACATGACTAGTTTTAGTAAGTCAGTTATCCATGGAGACATGCAAAGAAAACATGTTATCAAAAATAGTAACAACGAATATTGTATTTTAGATTTTGGTTGTATGGCGTATGACTACAAAGTTATTGAGTTAGCAACCTATCTTGCTTGGTTTTGCATACAAAAAGATACTTGGAAAGATAAAGATTTAATCTATAAAGAGGTATTAGATATCTACAATTCAATACACCATCTATCAGAGCAAGAGATATTATCACTTCCTCTTTTAATTAAAGTTTCTTGTTCTGCATATTATGTGACAACTTCTGTGATGATAAATGAAGGTGATACTAGTGAAGAAACACTAGATTGGCACAATAGATCAAAGAAGCTGTTGGAATTATCTAAAATATCGATATCAAACTTATCTACTTTGGGGTGAATGAATAAAAGATATATTTTTGAAGTTAATATTAAAGTTGAGCAAAGTAACTTCTGTATTGAGGATTCAACTATTAACGATTGGAGATTTTTTTGGACGAACGATAACGTTTGTGCCATCATATCTGCGACTAAATTATTTAGCGGAAATGGACAAATGACTGATGGATTTGAATATTTAAATACGCCAGATAAATTAGGTTTGTTGATTGATTGTATAAGTTTTATTACAGACCTACCGGTTTCCTGTAAAGTAGACTTCCGACTTTTTCGTGTAGATGATAATAACAAAATTAACATTTTAGACTTGACAACACCATTTACTAAGCTATTGCAACAAGCCAGAAGTAATAAATTATTACAACATGGTAGTAGCGTCGACGAGTGGCCTATTAGGGTTAGTCCTGGAATTTCGCACAACTTTAGAAGCAAAGATATTAGTTTCATTCGACATCTATTTGTGCTAATTTCAAAAATACGAATAAAAAACACTTCAATTAAACTGTTAAATTATTGGAGAAAAGGATTTGACCTCGACGTGCTAAATTATTGGGATGAGAGCTTCTTGGTATTTTTTAAGATTCTTGAGTATTTCGACAAAAGATATCAACCTAATAATAATTTGTATATTGATAATAAAATAATGAAAGCAAAATCAGAGATTTCCAAAAAAGCTTTAAGGATAGCTGGTGGCGCAGAATCTACTAAGCCAAGTAAGTATCTAATAAAACTGATTTCTGATTTCATCGAAATAAGAAATAATTCAGACATTGCACACATGCGTATAAAACCGCTACCTAAAGATAGGAATGGTGCCTTTTATTTTACATCCTATTTAAATATTTGGGACACACATGATGATATCAAAGAATTAGCAAGGCTCTTTGTTTATAAACAACTTGGTATTAAAGGTTTACAATTAAGGAATGATGGTGGTTTGTTTAAGTTAACAACGATTTAATTATGAAAACACTTAATGTCTTCACAAATGAAAAAGGAGAATTTGGAAATCCTGTAGGAATAATTGTTGATTCCGAAAACAAGATAGATGATAAAAAACGTCAGCAAATGGCAATTAATAGTGGTTTTAGTGAAATTGTGTTCATAAACAATCTTGAAACAAAAGATGTAAGTATCTTTTCTCCAACAAGACAAATTCCATTTGCTGGCCATGCTTTAGTTGGAACAAGTTACTTTTTTAACAATGTTTTAAATTTACCTACAATTGAAATTATAAGCATGGGTAAGGTTATTAAATCATGGCAAGAAAACAAATTAACTTTTGTAGAAGCTGATCTTTCAATTTTACCTAATTGGAATATAAAAGAATATAAAACTCCAGAGGAAATAGAACAAATTACAATCCAAGAAGCTTCAATTTTAGAACACACTCTAGTTTGGTGTTGGATAGATAAAGAGAAAGG
This bacterium DNA region includes the following protein-coding sequences:
- the typA gene encoding translational GTPase TypA, whose amino-acid sequence is MDIRNIAIIAHVDHGKTTLVDALLRQSHTELKKEVADQEAIMDSNDLERERGITIFSKNASVMYKDTKINIIDTPGHADFGGEVERVLSMADGALLLVDAKEGPMPQTRFVLKHALKMGLKIIVVVNKIDKQGARSEWVQGKTFDLFVELGADETTAFFPTIYSSGRDGLAGFEPDLSKMKDITPIFEEILKYIPAPDADPEKPLQMLVSNIGKDNYKGRIAIGRIKNGKLSSNSDVIHINREGIQKKAKITSITTFKGLAKQEETEAIAGDIVAVTGILDATIGETIADINNPIALPVISIEEPTVKMVFMVNDSPFGGKEGDFKTSSQIRERLYKELDTDVALQVYDNVDGTWTVCGRGELHLAILIERMRREGYEFAVSRPYVINKTIDGKVLTPYEKVYIDVPEEYSGVVIQHMGVRHGKMDDMYKNEEGIVSLEFTVSTKELIGFRGELITDTKGMGVMNTAFFDYLPDDGFTRKRDRGSMVAHETGETRLYGLVNVQDQGQLFIGPAVKVYKGQVVGQSSRAGDMQVNVCKEKALSNMRSKGDGSAEHFNTPKEMLLDDALEYIDDTELVEVTPKTIRIRKIILDEAEAKRKKSMGIK
- a CDS encoding bifunctional class I SAM-dependent methyltransferase/NUDIX hydrolase encodes the protein MCRAGRTNKWWFCKSSSNIIQFSMNKNDQWDKLHKHYKNQDWIEKPNIFAEEVLEYLPNNGKILCLGDGQGQDGRFFAIKGYEVTSADISEEAQNINKEKIKVQGLKNISVERLDLRERFPYYDASFDVVYAHLSLHYFSEEVTKSIFKEIKRVLKGGGILAVFTNSVNDPEFNTGKRIEQELFEIEGIQKRFFSKYSMDYFAQDFQVVLLDDNGKTYKDEAKGVHNLIRFVGKNYARRNNQIALPFVSAIVERENNGEKEVLIQTRWRPNAEWNYHNTIEIPAGVLDKGYENVLDAVKREVKEETGLDVTEIVGLEKTDIHSPKDDASYAFKPFACSQQLKAGLPWVGFCFVCKVKEGETKQQEDETRNVRWAKKSELKQMIKETPGKFFTLHLGVLEMYLKD
- a CDS encoding ASCH domain-containing protein — protein: MKRIKFAPNLVQLVLDGTKTSTWRLWDDKDLQTGDIVEFVNAETLEVFSKAELTKVIEKPFKDLTDDEKEGHEKYINTEEMSKKFEEYYHKPVDENTLFKIVHFRLIK
- a CDS encoding SET domain-containing protein-lysine N-methyltransferase translates to MMYVKYYEKEIPDKGMGVFASEFIPKGTLIWKLTETKKFTKEEWEKLPHEIRKDAYPDSDGNFVAAVGKGESWNHSCDTNTWWTADDELSARRDIQKDEELTYDYATSDIDETKGTDVAYDWECKCGSKNCRKILHWNDILEPEIYNTYKGHLPSWVEKFVKEHNKNI
- a CDS encoding phosphotransferase, with product MNNLDVLIKRTNLNISFDEFLKDIEGKFTSIGKIGNYSPINEGYEDANIILNTSTGKYVLKIFLAERELGNINSYVKILTECKKVGVPTTEILLDFNNGLGVFENEGIKTYYIITKFFEGNNFQNTTPTIEDIRKVTECVAKLNTLNFEVGEGYDSWGIKAFPEEYKNKKEKLTPEQDSLIKDIYEEYLKLDMTSFSKSVIHGDMQRKHVIKNSNNEYCILDFGCMAYDYKVIELATYLAWFCIQKDTWKDKDLIYKEVLDIYNSIHHLSEQEILSLPLLIKVSCSAYYVTTSVMINEGDTSEETLDWHNRSKKLLELSKISISNLSTLG
- a CDS encoding PhzF family phenazine biosynthesis protein, with product MKTLNVFTNEKGEFGNPVGIIVDSENKIDDKKRQQMAINSGFSEIVFINNLETKDVSIFSPTRQIPFAGHALVGTSYFFNNVLNLPTIEIISMGKVIKSWQENKLTFVEADLSILPNWNIKEYKTPEEIEQITIQEASILEHTLVWCWIDKEKGLVRARTFASDWDIPEDEANGSGAMKLASLINRNLIIHHGKGSVIHSTPSSVGGLVKLT